A section of the Bacillus thermozeamaize genome encodes:
- a CDS encoding type I glyceraldehyde-3-phosphate dehydrogenase — protein sequence MAIRVAINGFGRIGRMVFRRAQEVSDLHIVAVNASYPAETLAHLLKYDTVHGTWEKEVQAEPDALVVEGRRTRLVAERDPSRLPWRELNIDVVVEATGKFRDREGAGLHLAAGAKKVLITAPGKDEDFTMVMGVNHALYNPEEHHIISNASCTTTCLAPIAKVLHEALGIREGLMTTVHSFTNDQKPLDNPHKDLRRARASSQSIVPTTTGAAKAVAKVLPELKGKLNGLALRVPTPNVSVVDLVVDVEKKVTAEEVNRLLKEAAETTMKGYIQYTEEPLVSVDFIGNPHSAIVDGLSTMAIGDHKIKVLAWYDNEWGYSCRVVEAVQHIGRGLSSALSKERETEQVASVGAR from the coding sequence ATGGCGATCAGGGTAGCCATCAACGGATTTGGACGGATTGGGCGGATGGTGTTCCGACGTGCACAAGAGGTGAGCGATCTCCACATTGTTGCTGTCAACGCCAGTTATCCTGCGGAGACATTGGCGCATTTGCTGAAATACGATACGGTACATGGAACTTGGGAGAAAGAGGTGCAAGCGGAGCCGGACGCTCTGGTGGTGGAGGGAAGGCGTACCCGGCTTGTCGCAGAACGAGATCCGAGCCGCCTGCCCTGGCGTGAATTGAATATCGACGTGGTGGTTGAAGCGACTGGCAAATTCCGCGATCGGGAGGGCGCCGGACTGCACCTGGCCGCAGGCGCCAAGAAAGTGCTGATCACGGCACCTGGCAAGGACGAGGATTTTACGATGGTGATGGGCGTCAACCACGCCTTGTATAATCCGGAGGAACATCATATCATTTCGAATGCTTCGTGTACCACGACCTGTCTGGCTCCGATAGCCAAGGTCCTTCATGAGGCGCTGGGCATCCGGGAAGGTCTGATGACCACGGTGCACAGCTTTACCAACGACCAAAAGCCATTGGACAACCCCCACAAGGATTTGCGGCGGGCGCGCGCCTCCAGCCAGTCGATTGTCCCGACCACGACGGGCGCGGCCAAGGCGGTTGCCAAGGTGCTGCCTGAACTGAAGGGAAAACTGAATGGCCTGGCACTGCGTGTACCTACCCCCAACGTTTCGGTGGTGGATCTGGTCGTTGACGTGGAAAAGAAGGTCACGGCCGAAGAGGTCAACCGTCTGCTGAAGGAAGCGGCCGAGACAACGATGAAAGGGTACATCCAATATACGGAGGAACCGCTGGTCTCTGTCGATTTTATCGGCAACCCGCACTCTGCCATTGTAGATGGCCTGTCGACGATGGCCATCGGCGATCACAAGATCAAGGTGCTGGCCTGGTACGACAATGAATGGGGCTACTCCTGCCGCGTCGTGGAAGCGGTTCAGCATATCGGCCGGGGCCTGTCATCTGCGCTTTCAAAGGAGCGGGAAACAGAGCAGGTGGCTTCCGTCGGCGCCCGGTGA
- a CDS encoding transcriptional regulator NrdR has protein sequence MRCPYCQHMGTRVLDSRPVNDGKSIRRRRECEQCNRRFTTFEMVEEAPLYVIKKDGTREEFSREKLLRGILRACEKRPIPIEQLETLVNEIEKELRSVVQSEVPSREIGEMVMRRLYDIDDVAYVRFASVYRQFKDIHVFLQELSEMLNTQRKEQRKEQGSE, from the coding sequence ATGCGATGTCCGTATTGCCAGCATATGGGGACGCGTGTCCTGGATTCCCGTCCCGTCAATGACGGCAAGTCGATCCGCCGCAGGCGGGAGTGTGAACAGTGCAACCGTCGTTTTACCACATTTGAAATGGTGGAAGAAGCCCCCTTGTATGTCATCAAGAAAGACGGCACGCGGGAAGAATTCAGCCGTGAGAAATTGCTGCGGGGCATCTTGCGCGCCTGCGAAAAGCGGCCGATTCCGATTGAACAGTTGGAAACCCTCGTCAACGAAATTGAAAAGGAACTGCGCAGCGTGGTACAGTCGGAGGTTCCAAGCCGCGAAATCGGCGAGATGGTGATGCGGCGGCTGTATGACATCGACGATGTGGCCTATGTCCGCTTTGCTTCCGTTTACCGGCAGTTCAAGGATATCCACGTCTTTTTGCAGGAACTTTCCGAGATGCTCAACACGCAGCGAAAAGAGCAGCGAAAAGAGCAAGGATCGGAGTAA
- a CDS encoding DoxX family protein, whose amino-acid sequence MRGKEILIPENPVSQFLFSSTRSAWIWLIIRLYVGYEWLMAGIHKVGAEAWTGAKAGAAVTGFVKGALEKTGGEHPDVTGWYAWFLEQIVLPNAKLFAWMVAWGEVLVGISLIVGLLTGIAAFFGGFMNASFLLAGTVSSNPVLFILGTWLVLAWKVAGWYGLDRWALPYLGTPWKPGKIAAKNKASM is encoded by the coding sequence ATGCGCGGGAAAGAAATCCTCATCCCGGAAAACCCTGTTTCACAATTTCTTTTTAGCAGCACGCGTTCCGCCTGGATATGGCTGATCATCCGCCTGTACGTAGGATATGAATGGCTGATGGCAGGCATCCACAAAGTCGGGGCGGAAGCTTGGACCGGCGCCAAAGCTGGCGCGGCAGTCACGGGGTTTGTCAAAGGCGCGTTGGAGAAAACCGGCGGCGAGCATCCTGACGTAACCGGCTGGTATGCCTGGTTTTTGGAACAAATTGTTTTGCCCAACGCCAAACTGTTTGCCTGGATGGTCGCTTGGGGCGAGGTGCTTGTCGGGATTAGCCTGATTGTCGGGCTATTGACGGGTATTGCGGCCTTTTTTGGCGGTTTTATGAATGCCAGTTTCCTATTGGCAGGTACGGTCAGCAGCAACCCGGTGCTGTTCATCCTCGGCACTTGGCTTGTCTTGGCTTGGAAAGTCGCCGGGTGGTATGGATTGGACCGCTGGGCACTGCCTTATCTTGGAACACCTTGGAAACCCGGAAAAATAGCTGCGAAAAATAAGGCCAGTATGTGA
- a CDS encoding alpha/beta hydrolase, whose protein sequence is MATIEPMIGRYVHVEVDGINYRTYFESNGSGIPLVCLHTAGADSLEYRHLLADDDITKEFQVIAFDMPWHGRSLPPSGWWEKEYKLTRRFYMDFVIAFTEALKLDRPILMGCSMGGYLMLDIAHEHPGKFRGLIALQPRDYEPAWDEMSKWLVHPEVNPANLIRPLIRSLTSSQAPEEYRREVEWIYARCGPGVLSGDFYFASKEHDARPFLEEIDAEEQGLYVIGGDDDWSCYPEHTDKLKSSIKGLKVTRIPGLGHFPPSERPELFKQALMPILYELRLRA, encoded by the coding sequence ATGGCTACTATAGAGCCGATGATTGGCAGATACGTTCATGTCGAAGTGGACGGGATAAACTACCGGACTTACTTCGAGTCAAACGGTTCGGGAATACCGCTGGTCTGTCTTCACACGGCGGGCGCGGACTCACTTGAGTACAGGCACTTGTTGGCCGATGACGACATCACGAAAGAGTTTCAGGTCATCGCATTCGACATGCCCTGGCACGGGCGTTCCCTGCCGCCCTCTGGATGGTGGGAGAAAGAGTACAAGCTCACGCGGCGTTTTTACATGGACTTCGTTATCGCGTTCACCGAGGCACTCAAGCTCGACAGGCCGATCCTGATGGGTTGCTCTATGGGCGGCTACTTGATGTTGGACATCGCTCACGAGCACCCTGGAAAGTTCAGAGGACTTATCGCCTTGCAACCTCGAGACTACGAGCCTGCGTGGGATGAGATGTCAAAGTGGCTGGTGCATCCAGAGGTCAACCCGGCAAACCTAATCCGCCCGCTAATTCGAAGCCTTACATCGTCGCAGGCTCCAGAGGAATATAGGCGCGAAGTGGAGTGGATCTACGCACGTTGTGGTCCAGGGGTTCTCAGCGGCGACTTTTACTTCGCCTCCAAGGAGCATGACGCCCGCCCATTTCTCGAAGAAATTGACGCGGAAGAGCAAGGCCTTTATGTCATAGGAGGCGATGATGACTGGAGTTGCTACCCAGAGCACACCGACAAGCTCAAGTCTTCCATCAAGGGGTTGAAGGTAACGCGCATCCCTGGGCTTGGACACTTCCCGCCTTCGGAGCGACCTGAACTCTTTAAGCAAGCCCTCATGCCCATCTTGTACGAGCTTCGACTTCGCGCTTGA